Within Paenibacillus sabinae T27, the genomic segment ATATTCCACAGGGGAAGCAGACAAATCAGGGCCAATAAGATGACGACGGCATAAATGATAAAGCGGCCTAAGCGGCCTTTAAAGCCTGCATATTGTACCATAGCTTCAAGCCTCCTAGAATATTTTCCGGTCCGTATATTTTTTCGCCAGAGCGTTGGCGGACAGTAATAGAACGATGCCTATCACTGATTTAAATAAGCCCACGGCTGTACCAAAGCTGTACTGCCGCCCCACTAAACCGATTCGATATACATAGGTATCCAGGATATCCCCTGTTTCATAAACAATCGGATTATACAAGTTGTAGATCTGGTCAAACCCTGCACTTAAGATATTGGTAAGACTCATGACACCCATTAAAAGGATGATCGGAAGCATGCCTGGCAGAGTGATATGCCAGATTCTTCTCCACCAGCTTGCACCGTCAATACCGGCTGCTTCATGGAGTCCCGGATCAATGCTTGTGATTGCAGCCAGGTAGACAATCGAGCTATACCCGAATTCCTTCCATACATCTGTGCCAATGATTAACGGCTGGAACCATGTATTGCTTCCAAGAAAATTGATTTTGTCGAGTCCCATGAAAGACATCATCTGATTTACGCTTCCATCCAGGTTGAACATATTGATCACTACGGAAGCGAGGACAACCCAGGAAAGAAAGTGCGGTAAATATACAATGGTTTGAACATATTTTTTCAGAAACTTTACCCGGATTTCATTTAAGAGAATGGAAAAAACAATCGCCATTAAGGTCCCCAAAAGAATTTTGCCCAGGGCAATTACCAGAGTGTTGCTGATAACCTGAGCAATATCCGGCAGCTGGAACATATACCTGAAATGCTTCAGCCCTACAAATTTGGAATGGAACATACCTTTTGCCGGAATATAGTTCTGAAATGCCATTATTATGCCTGCCATCGGAATATAACTGAAGACCAGAAGAAACAGCATTCCCGGAAGCATCATTAAGTGGTATACACTTCCATTGCCCGTTAACCGTTTAGTTTTTTTACTTGGTAGTTGCTTCATATTCGGCTCCTTCCAAAAGAAGAAACGGGTGTGTCGTCCCCTCAGGACGGCACACGTTTCACTTTTCTTTTTTCAGCTTTTATTGTTGTTCTGCCTGGATTTCTTTCGTAATCTGATCTCCGCCCTGACTCTTCCAATTCTTCACGAAAGTATCAAAATAGCTGAGAGGCTCCGCCCCCGTGATAATTTTGATAAAGCTTTCTTGTTCGAGCTTGGCAAGATTGGCCCAGGATTGCTTCATACTCTCGGTGGACCCAGAGAAAGCAGGGGTGGTCCAGTTAAATTTATTGTCCTTCGTTAGTTTATCAATCAGGCTAACGCCCTTCATCCGCGAATGATATTTCGACCAATCTGCAACATCTGCTTTATCCGGATCTGCCATGTAATTTTTTACATTTTCAATAACATTTTTAGATTCTGTAGTCCGCACTTCATCCATACTGATCTCGTCCTTGGCACCGCGCGAGATATCCGAATAATCATCCAGCAAGGAGGTAGCCGAGAGTACTTCAATGTTGAAGGGTCTGGCGGAGCCGTCTACAGCATCCTTCTGATACTTTGCAACTTCAGGCATGGTCGTCTCGACATTTTTATCATTGGCCAACGTGTCATAGAAAAGATTAAGTATTTTAATCGCTAATTCTGGATGTTCATAACCCTTTCTTACCACGATGAATTGCCCGTTTGGGTTAGCATGGGCTACATTCACTTTGCCGTTCGCATCTTCAAGCGCATAAGCTGAGAAGACAGCCTTGCTGTCCATTTGCTTGACTGCGCTTAAGCCCCAGTCTGGAATATGCCAAGGTCCAAAGAGAATCCCCGTCTGTCCGTTCGTAAGAAGAGCCGTGATCTCATCCCAAGTTCTTGTTCCAAACTGCGGATCAATAATGCCTTTCTTAAACCAGTCCGCCATGATTCCCAATGCCTCTTTTGTACCTTCCGTAGTGGAACCATATACAATATTGCCATCCTCTCCTTTCAGCCAATATTGAGGGAAGGCATTATAGATCCCCGCTATTGCGGACATTGTATGCGAAGAGCTACCATAGTCTGCTGAATTCAAATAATTTACAAACGGAATTCCTACTGGCTTGCCTGTATGCCCAGGGTCTTTATCCACAAATGCCTTGGCAGTCGCCTCTAGTTCATCCAGGGTAATGCCACCGCTTCCATCACTATCAAGCTTGATACCAAGCGTATCCAGCCAATCCTGACGAACCCAAATCATAGCAGGTGCAGAGTCAACAGATGTTGCCGGAAGAGCCATTAAACGGCCATCAACACTTGCATTTCCAAGCGCTCTCCCCTCAAAAGAATCATAGATTTTCTTAATATTATCAGTAGCATATTGGTCATACACGTCGGTCAAATCCTCAATCAGATCATTATCTACCAATTCTTGTAGTTCAGATTTGGAATTAATACGCATCATATCCGGCAGTTCCCCGGAAGCGATTGCAAGAGAAACCTGTCTGTCATAGGCTTCATCCTTGCTTTCAAATGTAT encodes:
- a CDS encoding ABC transporter permease, translating into MKQLPSKKTKRLTGNGSVYHLMMLPGMLFLLVFSYIPMAGIIMAFQNYIPAKGMFHSKFVGLKHFRYMFQLPDIAQVISNTLVIALGKILLGTLMAIVFSILLNEIRVKFLKKYVQTIVYLPHFLSWVVLASVVINMFNLDGSVNQMMSFMGLDKINFLGSNTWFQPLIIGTDVWKEFGYSSIVYLAAITSIDPGLHEAAGIDGASWWRRIWHITLPGMLPIILLMGVMSLTNILSAGFDQIYNLYNPIVYETGDILDTYVYRIGLVGRQYSFGTAVGLFKSVIGIVLLLSANALAKKYTDRKIF
- a CDS encoding sugar ABC transporter substrate-binding protein yields the protein MKSKDLFKHLGVLSISAAMVVSMVACSNSSDNATSTNEQNKGNNAEAAATADPLGAYKDGITVSMGRVTTSNPKLPEGDTYENNAYTRLVKDKLNVTIKDTFESKDEAYDRQVSLAIASGELPDMMRINSKSELQELVDNDLIEDLTDVYDQYATDNIKKIYDSFEGRALGNASVDGRLMALPATSVDSAPAMIWVRQDWLDTLGIKLDSDGSGGITLDELEATAKAFVDKDPGHTGKPVGIPFVNYLNSADYGSSSHTMSAIAGIYNAFPQYWLKGEDGNIVYGSTTEGTKEALGIMADWFKKGIIDPQFGTRTWDEITALLTNGQTGILFGPWHIPDWGLSAVKQMDSKAVFSAYALEDANGKVNVAHANPNGQFIVVRKGYEHPELAIKILNLFYDTLANDKNVETTMPEVAKYQKDAVDGSARPFNIEVLSATSLLDDYSDISRGAKDEISMDEVRTTESKNVIENVKNYMADPDKADVADWSKYHSRMKGVSLIDKLTKDNKFNWTTPAFSGSTESMKQSWANLAKLEQESFIKIITGAEPLSYFDTFVKNWKSQGGDQITKEIQAEQQ